The genomic region AAAGTACCGGAAAAACTTTCATCTTTACTGCTGGGGACCGTAAGAATTCCTGCTCTTTCTATGGTTCTTGTTTTTATTTCTGCAGGTCTTCTTTCTGCATTTATCGGAGCTTTTCCGGCTCTAGTTGTAATGGCTCCTGTAGTTGTTTCCTTCAGCCGGCAGTTGAAATTTAATCCGGCTTTTTTTCTTCTTTCTGTAGCAGCTGTATGTTCTCTTGAAGGAAGTGCTTTTTATTTTGCTTCTCCTGCTTCTTTTCTGTTTTCTGAGTTTTCAGGAATGGCACTCTTTCATTTTTTTATTGTTTCAGGAAAAGTTTCTTTATTTTTTATCGCACAGGCTGCTCTTTTAGCCGGTGCGCTGTTTTTTGGCCTGTATTTTTCAAGGACGGTAAAGGGGGAGTTTTTTGTGGCCAGAGTAAGGATTGTAAGTCTTGTTCCGGTCCTGCTTTTAGCATTAACAGTTGCAGTCCTTATTGCCTGTTCCATGACCCCCATCAGGTTTATATATGTTTCGGGCTTTGCCGTTCTTATAATTGCTATTTTCGGACTTGCATGGTTTTATCTTTTTCAGAAAAAAACTATTGCCGAATTTTTTGATTTCCTGAAAAACCTTGACTGGAATACTGTATTTTATATGATCGGTATTTTTATCGTTGCCGGCGCATTAAAAAAGAGCGGTGTTTTTGATGACCTTGCGGGAATTATTGTAAGTCACTGCGGAACTTCGAGACTCCGTATATTTGTTATTGTATTCGTAGTTTCTGTTTTTGCAGGTGCATTCCTTGATATTGTTCCTTACCTTATACTGCTGATGCCTGTAATCGGTATTGTTTCTAATTCCTATGGTTTTTCCGGAAACATTCTTGCTGCGGCAATGGTTGCGGGAAGCTGTATCGGAACAGGCTTTACTCCCTTTACTTCTTTAACCATGCAGTCAGCTCTTTCTGTGCTGAAGAAAGAAAACTGCGAAATAAAACTTCTGGACTGGGTAAAAAATGTTCTTCCCGCAGCTGTCATAATGGCTGCCGTTTACGCTGTACTGTTGTGGTTTTTGTGGAAATAAAATAGAACTGTAAAATTTTTGAAGTCAGATGCTTAAAGAAATAACGGCACCTGCTTCAGGCATTATTCCTGCAAGACCGTAGCTTCCTGTCTGTGCCTGGGCTGCAGCGGCTATTTCTGTCTGAATCTGCTGCTGGTATTGTTTTATGAGGGCATCTTTCTGCTCGTCATTCATTCCGCCTATTTCTTCCTTTGAGAAAGCCGGTGTCTTTTTCATGTTGACAAGCTGGTTTATAAGAGTGTTCAGGATACTTACGCGGCTTACAGGTACGCCTCTCTGACCGTTGTCAGCAGCAATTCCATGTACATAATCAAACTGAGAATAAATAACGGCATTAGGGTTTACAGGAACATTCAGGATTCCTCCTGATGAACTGAAAAGAGATTTATAGCTTGATGCGTTTAAATTAATACCGTTACTAAACATAAGCGTATCCTCGTCATATTTAGTATCGGTATTATTATACCATATATTAAGTAAATCTGCTTATTTTTTAGTAGAACTGCTTGTTCCAGTTCTCTATTCTTTCTTCAAGGGAGGCCGGTTCTTTTTTAGAATCAGTAGTTACACATTCCTCAAGATACGGAAGGATTATTTTTTCTTTAATGCTGTCCCATCTGTATGGCAGAATGTCAGGCATTACAAGGTTTTTTTCTCCGGGAAGGCTTCCTAAAAGCTGTCTGTAATAAACCGGATAAATGTTTTCGTTAGTTGCCTTTATCGAAGAAAAACCGTTTGCAAGACCAAAGGTTGAGGTATCAAGCTTCATTGTAAGCTTGCGTTCAAGCAGGTGTTTCTGTGTCTTTTCATTAAGAAGCCAGCTTATAAAAATCTCAGCTTTTCTTGTATGCCGGGTTTTCTTATAAAGTCCTATGCAGACAATGTCGTCTTCTATAGGAATTTTGTCATCAGATGCAAGCCACCTGAAATTCAGTCCTTCATTCTGACTCTCATCAAGGGCAAAGAATTTGTCGCTGCGGGTTGAAGCAAAGAGGCATCTTCCCGTGCTTACCTGCCTGTGTTTCGGCATAAAAAGGTAGCGGAACTGAAAGTTTTTCTCTGTAGTAGAATCTGTATTGAACTTAGTAGTCCAGTCTTTCATTCTGCGGATAGTATCTTTAAGGGCTTTTTCATTCCATATAAAGCTTTTACCCCGTTCCGCATAGTCAGCTCCCTGGAGTTTGCTTGCTTCATACAGGAATTCCTTGTCCCAGCCCGGGGCATATCCTATGGCTGTATAGGCTTCACTTTTGTTTTTTGCATTGTAGGCAGCAGATATTTCTTCCATTCTGTCCAGGGTAAGCAGGTGTTCGTCCTGAAGCATGTATTCATTTGAATTTGAATAGATTATCATCGGAAGATTAAAACTCAGGGGAATCAGGTACTGCTTTTCGTCAATAATGCCGTATTCCAGAATCTGCGGATAAAAGTCATCTCTGTTGAGAAGCTTTGATTTAAACATAAAGTCCAGAGATGCAAAATTCCGGCGGATGGTAGAATTCATGAGCCAGCTTGCAATTACAATATCCGGCTGAAGTTCATCTGCTGAAGGCGGAAGGGAACTGGCTGCTTTTTCCTTATAAACGATTACAACCTTTGAATCTTTGTGGGTTGCATTAAAATCTTCTGCAAAAGAGGCAAGGGCAGGAGTATCAGTCCATATAACAAGATAGTCATTTGCCTTACGGCTGCAGGATGTCAGTACTGCAGTCATAAGGATGATTAAAAACTTAAGCTTTTGCAAGTTCATCAGCTGTGTCGTAAATTGCCTGGTAAACAGTCTCAATCTTTTCTTCATCAAGACTTGAGAATGCCACGCGAAGGGTATGGGAGTCAATAGAAATTGTTCCTATTCCCTTTTCTGTCAGCAGTTTCTGCCTGAGTTCTTCTGCATCAACAGTATCAAGGTGGAATGCCATGAAATAGCCTGAATTGAATGGAAGAGGAGAAATTGCCGTACTCTTATGCGAAGTTACGAATTTTTTTACCAGCTTGTATCTTGCTTCAAGAACTTTACGGAATTCGATTTTTTCTGTCTGAATGTCTCCGTCTCTGTAAGCCTTGAAGATCATTGACTGTGGAGGTGTAGATGCGCAGGAAACAGAAGAGCGGATGGCAGCCATGAGTTTCTTTACAAGGGCGTCATAATGTGTGTCAGTAAGGTTTTTACCGCCGAATGTGATGAAGCCGCATCTGAATCCCCATGCAAAGTCTTCTTTTGTAGGTCCGTCAATTTTAGCAGCAAGAACATTTTCGTGAAGATCGCAGAGTTCTGCAAATAAAGACTGAGGATAGATGTCATTTTCATAGTTAAGGCCGAAGTAAGCGTCATCGCACCATACCATTACTTTTGTACCTTTTTCTGCAAGGTCTTTGATAATGCTTACGATACGGGCAGCTTCAGACTTTGTCGGTGAATATCCTGATGGATTCTGCGGAAAGTTAAGGATTACGCGGACAGAACCTGTTTCTGCCTGTTTTCTGAGGCATTCCTCAAGTCCGTCTACATTGAATTTTCCGTCTTTAAAAATTTGAAACTGAACGAAAGGAGCATTGCGTCTTGCTCCTGCGATAAGCACGTAGTTGTCCCATGATGGATCTGCAGCAACAAGCCCTTTTGTCTCGTCAAGGAAGAGATCTGCAAGATAAGAAATTCCTGCCGTAAGCCCTGGAACCAGTACCGGGAGAGAAACTGACTTACCCTCAAGCCCCGGATTCTTTTTTAACATTTCTTCTTTCCAAAGGGCACGAAGATCAGGATTTCCGGCTGTAGGAGCATATGCAACAAGTTCTCCGCTCTGAAGTTCCGGTGCATATTTGCGTACGGAAGGAAGTATGGCCGGTTTTCCGTTGATTACGGTCATTCCGATAGTTCCGTTTGCAACTTTACCGAGTTTTTTAGCTTCTCCGCTCTGAGCTATAATTCCTTTAGGAAAGTAAAGACGCTGTCCTAAATCAGAAAGCAGTTCTCCAGGTGTTGTTCCTGCAAGAAGGTCATTTAATTCTTGTGCTAATGGATTCATCATAATTAGGGGATTATAATGATTTATGTATTTTTTATCAATTATTTTGGGGTAAAGTTGCATATTTATACAATGAATGACTGCCTCAGAGCGTCATATTGCGGAAATTACATGTAAAAACTCGACTTACAGCTTATAAACTGATATTATGATATAGATTATTTTTTTTCAGGGGGAATTTGATGAAAAAGATTTCAGCTGTTTTAGGAGCTCTCGCTGCAGCTGCCGTTATGTTTACAGGCTGTCAGAAACAGGATCTTATCGTCGGTTTCGTTCAGGCCGGTCATGAATCAGCATGGCGCATTGCAAACACAGAATCTTTTGAACAGGCATTTGGTAAAGACTCGGGATATATTCTTGACATGCATGACTGTAACGGAAGTCGTGATCTTCAGATAGAAGTAATCAGAAAGCTTCTTGATGACGGGGTTGACTATCTTGTCATTGCACCTGTTGTAGAAGACGGATGGGAAGAAGTTCTTCATGAAGCAAAGGAAGCTGATGTTCCGGTAATTCTCTGTGACAGACAGATCAGTGCAGATTCAAACCTGTATGAATGCTGGGTAGGAAGCTACTTTGTCGGAGAAGGCCGTAATGCAGTAAACTGGCTTGAAAACTATCTTAAAGAAATTGAATGGAAAAAAGAACGTACTTTTATCGTTCACCTTCAGGGAACTAAGGGATCTTCTGCTCAAAAAGGACGTACACAGGGGCTTGAAGAAGGTCTGCGCAATCATCCGGAATGGAAGCTTTTAGGATTTGATAACGGTAACTTCAGTGAGTCAGGCGGTTATATTGCAATGAAAAAAATCATTGCTTCTATTGGAATTGACATGATTGATGTTGTTTATGCAGAAAATGATGACATGGCTATCGGTGCAGTTGAAGCTATCCGCGAAACCGGAAAGGAACCTGGTAAAGATATTATAATAATTTCTTTTGATGCCGGAAGACGTGCCCTGGAACTTGTAAAGCAGGGGGTAATAAACTGTGACGTTGAATGCAATCCTATGCACGGACCTCTTGTAAAGAATATCATTGATCAGAAAGAAAAGGGCATTGAACCTGAAAAGATTATGAACGTTAAGGAATCTCTTTACGACATAACTAATGTTGATGAAGTGCTTGAAACACGTACTTACTGATTGTATAAACTGAATTTAATTTTTGAAACCTGAGTTTCTGAAATCCGGTCTGTTTTATTATAACGGCCGGATTTTTTTTATACGATTTAAAATAAAAAAAGCCCGCCACGTCAGGCAGGCTCTCTTTCTCTGTGCCAGAAACTACTCTGTTAAAATCTTAATGATTTCAGCTTTGTCCTGTGTATTCAGGATCTGAGCACGTTTGTCTGCTGATTTAAAGAGGAGGCTTACTTCAGCAAGGAACTGAAGGTGAGGACCTGTCTTGTTTACAGGAGATAAAGTCATGATAAAGATACGGCATGGCTCCTGATCAAGACTGTCAAAATCAACAGGATTGTCTGAAATACCGATACATGCAACAAGGTCAGAAACTGCATCTGTCTTTCCGTGAGGAATGGCGATGCCGTGCTTCATACCTGTAGACATCTTGCGCTCTCTGTCGAGTACAACTTCTTTTGCAGAAGCTTTATCTGTAACTTTTCCTGCTTTAACGAGGATGTCAAGCAATTCGTCGATAATCTCTTCTTTTGTAGTTCCCTTCAGATGGAGATCTACTGTTTCTGGTGTTAATACTGTTCTTAAGTCCATGGTTTTATTCTATGTTCGGCATAAATATTTGTCAAGAAAAATTAAGGTTTATGGTGATAGTTTTTTTGTAAAAAAATGCAGTTTAATACATTAAAGCGTATTAAACTGCATTAAATGTGACTGCGCACCTGTAACGGTTTATACTGCTGCAAATCCTTTTTCAAGATCTGCAATGATGTCGTCAATATGTTCCGTTCCGATAGAAAGGCGTATCGTACTCTGGGTGATTCCCTGGTCAGCCAGCTCTTCATCTGTAAGCTGAGAGTGTGTTGTGGTTGCCGGGTGTATTACAAGAGACTTTACGTCTGCAACATTGGCAAGAAGACTGAAGATTTCAAGATGATCTATGAAATTCCATGCAGCTTCTTTTCCGCCTTTTATTTCAAATGTAAAGATTGAAGCGCCTCCGTTTGGAAAGTACTTCTGATAAAGGGCATGATCCGGATGGTTTTCAAGGGAAGGATGATTTACCTTTGCAACCTTAGGATGGTTTTTAAGGAATTCAACTACTTTTTTCGTGTTTTCTGCATGACGGTCAAGACGAAGAGAAAGAGTTTCTGTTCCCTGAAGAAGAAGGAAGGCGTTGAACGGAGAAATTGTAGCTCCCTGGTCTCTCAGGAGGATTGCACGGATATATGTTACGAATGCTGCAGGTCCTACGGCATCTGCAAAGCTGATTCCGTGGTAGCTTGGGTTTGGTGCTGCAATAGGAGCGTATTTTCCTGATTTTTTCCAGTCAAATTTTCCGGAATCAACGATTATGCCTCCCAGTGTGGTTCCGTGTCCTCCGATAAACTTAGTTGCAGAATGAACTACGATGTCTGCCCCGTGTTCAATCGGCCTGAAAAGATAAGGTGTTCCGAAGGTATTGTCTACTGCAACAGGAAGACCGTGTTTATGGGCTATTGCGCTGATTGCATCAATATCAGGAATGTCTGAGTTAGGATTTCCCAGGGTTTCCAGGTAAACGGCTTTCGTATTTTCTTTAATGGCTCCTTCTACTTCTGCAAGATTATGGGCATCAACAAAAGTTGTTTCGATACCAAACTGACTTAAAGTATGGGCCAGAAGATTGTAGCTTCCTCCGTAAATGGTTTTCTGAGCTACGATGTGATCTCCTTTCTGAGCAAGGGCCTGAATCGTGTAAGTAATTGCTGCTGCTCCTGAAGCAAGGGCAAGGGCTGCAACACCACCTTCCAGGGCTGCGATGCGTTTTTCAAGAACATCCTGGGTTGAGTTTGTAAGGCGGCCGTAAATGTTTCCTGCATCGGCAAGTCCGAATCTGTCTGCTGCATGCTTTGAATTGTGGAATACATAAGAAGTCGTCTGGTAAATAGGTACAGCCCTTGAATCTGTTGCCGGGTCTGCCTGTTCCTGTCCTACGTGAAGCTGTAATGTTTCAAAATGTAATTTCTTGTCTGCCATAGTTTTATCTCCTGTTTTCTAAATGCCGTATCATTGTGCATTATATAGAATAAAGTTTAATTTTTTTGCATAAGACATTCCTGTACGGTATGCCTGTGCGTAATTTGAGTAATAATCTGTTGATTGAGTAATTTTTTCTTAGCGGGAACAGCAGAGGCACATGACGCCGTTGCGGAAATTTTCACGAACTAATTTTTCAAAATAAAACTTCATTTCTGTGCCTCCTTAAATTTGTAGATATGCTTAAGATTTCAAAAGTTATAAAGCTTCAGAAATCTCCTGATGAGAAAAATATAATCCCTATTACCTAGTTTGTCAATAGGAAATTTAGGTATTTTTTTTAATTTTCACCTTAAAAGAGCTGGAGGAATGAATTTAACTGGCGGAAAGAAAGTCTTTTATTCTGTTAAGGTTCTTTTCTGCTGCTTTACGACCTTCCTTGTATACTCTCTTCAGTTCAGATTCATTTTTGCAGGTTCTGCTGATTCCAAGGGAGGTTTCGGGACAGATTACAAGAGCCCTGCCTTCTTTCTGAGCCTGAAATGCGTATTCGGTCTGGGCATTATACATTGCGGGGCGGTTTTTAATGGCTTTTATAAGTTCCGGGTATTTCCTTAATGCTATGTTCATTACTGCAGAAAGTTTTGACGGCTTTTTTCTGTAGTTTTCCGGCTGGGTAAGTATGACTACATTTTTTTTACAGCCGGCTCCTTCTGAAAATTTCAGTGGAATTGAATCAGTAATTCCTCCGTCAAGAAGAAGGGTTCCTTCCGCCTTTACCGGTACTGACACAAGAGGCATTGAGGCAGATGCGCGCATAAGTTCAAGCTCTTCATAATTACAGGAAGAAAGTTTGTGATATCTTGGAGTTCCCCTCAGAATGTCTGTTGTAACGGCAAAAAATTCCATGGGATTGTTTCTGTAGGTTTCAAAATCAAAAGGGTCAAGTTTTTCTGGAAGGGTATGGTAACAGAATTCTGCATTAAAAAGGTTTCCGGTTTTCAGGAAAGACTGCCAGCTGGAGTAGCGTTTGTCTCTGGCATATTTAAGGTTATACCGTAATGCCCTTCCGGTCTGTCGGGATTTAAAGTTGCAGCCGAAAGCAGCTCCGGCAGATACTCCCGTAGTCATGTCAAAGGTGATGTTGTTTTCGATGAATACATCAAGACAACCGCTTGTAAAAAGACCGCGCATTGCACCGCCTTCAAGAACCAGACCTGTTTTTACTGTAGCTTCCATAGGGGTAAAATAGAGGAAGAAACTTATTTTGTAAATACCTTAAATCAGTCTCCGGAAAGTGATTTTTTTTGATATTCCTGTAAAGAAAACTCAAAATTAATATTGAAGGAAATTTTTATACGGATTAAAATCTAAGAAAAGGTTTTCATAAAATGGCTGCAGTAAATTTTCAGTCACTTTTTGATTTTACGGGGGATTTATGACTAAAGAAAAAATCATCGAGGAAATTTCCGGCGGAAAAGCTGTTCTGGGAATTGAATTCGGTTCAACAAGAATTAAGGCTGTTCTTATTAACAGTGAGCATGAACCTGTTGCAGGGGGAGCTTTTGACTGGGAAAACTCTCTTGTAGACGGTATCTGGACTTATTCACTGGATGAAATCCATAACGGAATTTCTACTGCCTTTGCAGAAATGAAAAAAGATGTGGCAGAAAAATACGGTGTAAAGCTTACAAAACTTGCAGCTCTCGGTATCAGTGCCATGATGCACGGATATCTTGCCTTTGATTCAAACGATAAACTTCTGGTTCCATTCAGAACCTGGCGCAATACTATTACCGGTGAAGCTTCAAAAGCCCTTACTGAGCTTTTTAATTTCCCGATTCCTGAACGCTGGAGCATTGCTCATCTTTATCAGGCAATACTTAATAATGAGCCTCATGTTAAGGATGTTGCTTTCTTTACAACTCTTGCAGGTTATGTTCACTGGATCCTTACAGGTAAGAAAGTTCTGGGAGTAGGAGATGCTTCCGGAATGTTCCCTATTGATGACAAAACAGGAAACTTTAACAGTGCAATGATTGCTCAGTTTGATAATCTTGTTGCAGATAAAAATTTCAGCTGGAAACTTGAGGGAATTCTTCCTGAAGTTCTTCCTGCCGGAAAGGAAGCCGGTGTTCTTACAAAGGAAGGTGCTGCATGGCTTGACCGTGACGGAACTCTTGAAGCCGGTTGTGTTCTTGCTCCTCCTGAAGGAGATGCCGGAACAGGTATGGCTGCTACAAATTCCGTAGCACCACGCACTGGTAATGTAAGTGCCGGAACTTCAATTTTCAGCATGGTTGTTCTGGAAAAGCCTCTTGCAAAGACATATCTGGGGCTTATAGATGTTGTTACAACTCCGGACGGAAAACCTGTTGCCATGGTTCACGGAAACAACTGTACCGGTGAATATGATAAATGGATTAAGATGTTTGGAGAAGCTGCAACGCTTCTTGGTGCCAAATTTGATAAGGGCGAACTTTATCAGGCCATGCTTACAGCGGCTCTTAGCGGAGACAAGGATTGCGGCGGATGTGTTCCATACAATTATATTTCCGGAGAAAGCATTACGGGCTTTACTGAAGGCCGTCCGCTTTTTGTCCGCACTCAGAATGCAAAGCTTAACCTTGCCAATTTTATGAGAAGCCAGCTTTTTACTGCTCTTGCAGCCCTCAGAGTTGGAATGGATGTTCTTTTTGAAGAAAAGGTTCCTCTTGAACGTCTTACGGGACATGGCGGCTATTTTAAGACAGAAGGCGTCGGTCTTCCGTTTATGGCTGCTGCAATGCACACTCCTGTAAGTGCAATGAGTACTGCCGGTGAAGGCGGTCCATGGGGAATGGCAGTTCTTGCTTCTTATGTCCTTAACGGAGGCGGAGAATCCCTTAGCAGTTATCTTGAATCAAAAGTATTTGCATCTGCAAAGATAGAAACTGTAAAACCGGAAGCTGCAGATGTTGAAGGATTCAATGCATTCCTTGAAAACTATAAGAAGGGACTTGCTGCAGAAAGAGCTGCCGTAGAAAATCTTTAATGACGGAGGTAAGAAAAAAATGTCAAAATATCAGAGTTTAAAAGAAGAAGCATTTGAAGCAAACATGCAGATTCCTGCACAGCATCTTGCCCTTTATACATGGGGAAACGTAAGTGCCTTTGATCCTGCACTGGGTGTATTTGCCATAAAGCCAAGCGGAGTTCCTTACCCGGAACTTACTGCAGACAGTATGGTTGTTGTTGATCTTGAAGGAAAAGTTGTCGAAGGAACCTTGAGGCCTTCTTCTGACACTCCTACTCATGCAGTTTTGTATAAGGAATTTGCTGTTGCAGATAAGGCAAATATCCGCGGAATCATTCATACTCATTCAACTTATGCAGTATCCTGGGCTCAGGCTTTAAAGCCGGTTCCGCTTTTCGGAACAACCCATGCTGACCACATTCAGACTGAAGTACCATGTACTCCATATCTTTCAAAGGAAGCAGTTCAGAATGATTATGAAAAAGAAACAGGAAACCTTATCGTAAGTCATTTCCGTTCACTTAAGCTTAATCCAAATGAAGTAAACATGGTTCTTGTAGGCGGTCACGGTCCGTTCTGCTGGGGTGCTACTGCAGATAAGTCTGTATACAATGCGGCAGTTCTTGAAGAAGTAAGCCACATGGCAATGAATACTCTTGCAATTAATCCTGCTGCAGCTCCTCTTCCTGATTACATCATTCAGAAGCATTATCTGAGAAAGCACGGACCTAATGCATATTACGGTCAGTCAAAGTAAGGTTTTTTAACTTTATTTATAGAAGGAATTATTACTTTCCCGGAAATCAGTTCAGGTTTCCGGGATTTTTTTTAGATGCAGGTCTTAAAAAGAGAATCAACTTCTTCCTGGGTTACGCGGCAGCCGGTTATTTCAGATGGAGCCGTAACTCCTGCCCTGGCTGTATTCCGTTTAATATTCTTGCGAATTTTTGCACAAAAGTCAGTTACAATTCCGGAAGTTTTTTTTTCAGCAGTGTGAGCCCTAAAAAGTTTATCCAGGTCATCCTGTGAAAGAGATATGCTTGCTTCCGCCATATATATAGCCTCCAAAAAAAATCCATGTATTTTTAATTAGGTTTTCTATAATTGTATGCCAGAATTTTTCAGAATACAAGGAAAACCTTTTCATACGTTCAGGAAATAAAAAAAAATAATTTTAAATTTGACAATTCTTAATCAACACGTGTAAAATAAACGTGTTGATTTAAAAAATCTGCTTTATGGAGGAGATTATGAGCAGAAGGTTTATAGTTGTTTCTGTGATTTTTCTTGCTGCCCTTGTATGGCTTTCTTTGCCGGATATGAAAAAAACTGATGACGGCAGGATTACCATTACAGTCTGGGAATCTTTAGGCGGCCCGGATGAGTTTATAAAAAAAGCGGGGGAAGCTTATTCAGAACTTCATCCGGATGTAAAGATTAAATTTGTAAATGTAGAACTTGGTGATGCGGTAAGTCAGGTTGCTTTGGATGCTCCTGCAGGGGTAGGACCTGATCTTTTTGCAGCGCCTCATGATAAACTTGGTGAACTTTATAATATGGGCCTGGTTTTTGCCGTGGAAGATCCGGACAGATTAAAGGAACAGGTTCTTGCTTCCTGTTCCCAGGCTGTTACGTACAACGATATTATGTTCGGTTATCCTGTCAGTGCAGAAACTTATGCGCTTTTCTACAATAAAAAATATATTTCTGAGAAGGATGTTCCTCAGAAGTGGAGCAGCCTTCTTAACTGGTGCAGGGAGTTTAATGCAAAAAATCCAGGTAAATACGGTTTTATGATGGATGCAGGTTCCGGATACTATACGATTACTTTTGCGTCTAAAAACGGAAACAGGCTTTTTGGTGCAGACGGTCGGGATTCAGAACATACATATCTTAATACTCAGGATGCCGTACAGGGAATGACTTTTTTTCAGGATATGAGGAGTGCGATTCTTGATGTTCCTGCTGCGGATTTAACAACTGCCACTTGTGATGATTCATTCCGCTCTGGAAAAGTTGCAATGTATATAACTGGTTTGTGGAATGTAAAAAGTTTTGAGGAAGCCGGTCTTGATTTTGGTGTAGCTAGTCTTCCTGCACTTCCCGGGGAAGATACTCCTTCTCCTTCTTTCAGCGGAACCCGTGCAATGTATGTAAGTGCTTTTTCTAATCATGAAAAGATAGCTGCTGATTTTGCAAAATTCCTTATTTCTCCAGAAATGCAGCAGCTCAGGTTTGAAATTACCGGTGCGCTCCCTTCAATAGATGTAGCTGTAGAAAGTCCATATATCAGCGGATTCCTCAGACAGCTTGATTATTCATTCCCGATGCCTTCCATTGACCGTATGTCTGCTTTCTGGGCTTCCATGGACAGTGCATCAAAAAACATCTGGGACGGTGCAGATGTACAGACAGAACTTAATGCCTGTGACCGTACGATTTTGTCTAAGTGATTAAAATTTTTTCCGGAGGAACACAATGACTTTGGCTTTAAACGGCAGTTCAGAAAAGAAAGTGACAAGAACAGCAGTGTGCTTTATGGGACTTTCTCATCTGCTTTATTTGAAAGAATACCTTAAGGGAATTATTTTTGCCCTTATTGAAATCGGATTTATCGGATGCATTCCTTTTATTGCAGGTAAGATAAAAGATCTTATTACTTTGGGAGATCCGCATCCGGAACTTGCAGCCCGCTATCGTGATAATTCTACATACATGCTTATTGACGGAATTCTTGTGCTTGCGTTTATTTTCATTTTCGTTGCCCTGTATGTTATTTCGGTACGGAGTGCAAAAAAATCATATGGAATTTACTGCAGGACAGGCAGGTATTCCAGTCAGAAAATATCGGAGAGCCTTAACAACGCATTCCCTACGTTTGGCATTGCTCCTTGTGTAGTAATGCTTCTTATATTTGTTGTAGTTCCTCTGGTATTTAGTATTGCCGTAGCTTTTACAAACTACAGTTCGCCTTATCATTTGACTCCGGCAAAAACTGTAGACTGGGTAGGAGCTGATAATTTCATAAGCCTGATTTTTGGCGGAACAGGCTGGTCTGCAGGATTTGCACGCATTGCAGTATGGACTTTAGTCTGGGCCGTGCTTTCTACTTTTACCTGTTACTTT from Treponema rectale harbors:
- a CDS encoding aminotransferase class I/II-fold pyridoxal phosphate-dependent enzyme → MMNPLAQELNDLLAGTTPGELLSDLGQRLYFPKGIIAQSGEAKKLGKVANGTIGMTVINGKPAILPSVRKYAPELQSGELVAYAPTAGNPDLRALWKEEMLKKNPGLEGKSVSLPVLVPGLTAGISYLADLFLDETKGLVAADPSWDNYVLIAGARRNAPFVQFQIFKDGKFNVDGLEECLRKQAETGSVRVILNFPQNPSGYSPTKSEAARIVSIIKDLAEKGTKVMVWCDDAYFGLNYENDIYPQSLFAELCDLHENVLAAKIDGPTKEDFAWGFRCGFITFGGKNLTDTHYDALVKKLMAAIRSSVSCASTPPQSMIFKAYRDGDIQTEKIEFRKVLEARYKLVKKFVTSHKSTAISPLPFNSGYFMAFHLDTVDAEELRQKLLTEKGIGTISIDSHTLRVAFSSLDEEKIETVYQAIYDTADELAKA
- a CDS encoding O-acetylhomoserine aminocarboxypropyltransferase/cysteine synthase family protein, coding for MADKKLHFETLQLHVGQEQADPATDSRAVPIYQTTSYVFHNSKHAADRFGLADAGNIYGRLTNSTQDVLEKRIAALEGGVAALALASGAAAITYTIQALAQKGDHIVAQKTIYGGSYNLLAHTLSQFGIETTFVDAHNLAEVEGAIKENTKAVYLETLGNPNSDIPDIDAISAIAHKHGLPVAVDNTFGTPYLFRPIEHGADIVVHSATKFIGGHGTTLGGIIVDSGKFDWKKSGKYAPIAAPNPSYHGISFADAVGPAAFVTYIRAILLRDQGATISPFNAFLLLQGTETLSLRLDRHAENTKKVVEFLKNHPKVAKVNHPSLENHPDHALYQKYFPNGGASIFTFEIKGGKEAAWNFIDHLEIFSLLANVADVKSLVIHPATTTHSQLTDEELADQGITQSTIRLSIGTEHIDDIIADLEKGFAAV
- a CDS encoding SLC13 family permease, whose product is MQMKWAALCIAAVMYVLAVAFRSRRVYFSTLAAFIIILLGMIFPGELFVLPKDILAMDDMTGMRLYAFAYSIGTAVQWNLLMIYTGVMILTALLVYSKVPEKLSSLLLGTVRIPALSMVLVFISAGLLSAFIGAFPALVVMAPVVVSFSRQLKFNPAFFLLSVAAVCSLEGSAFYFASPASFLFSEFSGMALFHFFIVSGKVSLFFIAQAALLAGALFFGLYFSRTVKGEFFVARVRIVSLVPVLLLALTVAVLIACSMTPIRFIYVSGFAVLIIAIFGLAWFYLFQKKTIAEFFDFLKNLDWNTVFYMIGIFIVAGALKKSGVFDDLAGIIVSHCGTSRLRIFVIVFVVSVFAGAFLDIVPYLILLMPVIGIVSNSYGFSGNILAAAMVAGSCIGTGFTPFTSLTMQSALSVLKKENCEIKLLDWVKNVLPAAVIMAAVYAVLLWFLWK
- a CDS encoding ABC transporter substrate-binding protein; translated protein: MKKISAVLGALAAAAVMFTGCQKQDLIVGFVQAGHESAWRIANTESFEQAFGKDSGYILDMHDCNGSRDLQIEVIRKLLDDGVDYLVIAPVVEDGWEEVLHEAKEADVPVILCDRQISADSNLYECWVGSYFVGEGRNAVNWLENYLKEIEWKKERTFIVHLQGTKGSSAQKGRTQGLEEGLRNHPEWKLLGFDNGNFSESGGYIAMKKIIASIGIDMIDVVYAENDDMAIGAVEAIRETGKEPGKDIIIISFDAGRRALELVKQGVINCDVECNPMHGPLVKNIIDQKEKGIEPEKIMNVKESLYDITNVDEVLETRTY
- a CDS encoding extracellular solute-binding protein → MTAVLTSCSRKANDYLVIWTDTPALASFAEDFNATHKDSKVVIVYKEKAASSLPPSADELQPDIVIASWLMNSTIRRNFASLDFMFKSKLLNRDDFYPQILEYGIIDEKQYLIPLSFNLPMIIYSNSNEYMLQDEHLLTLDRMEEISAAYNAKNKSEAYTAIGYAPGWDKEFLYEASKLQGADYAERGKSFIWNEKALKDTIRRMKDWTTKFNTDSTTEKNFQFRYLFMPKHRQVSTGRCLFASTRSDKFFALDESQNEGLNFRWLASDDKIPIEDDIVCIGLYKKTRHTRKAEIFISWLLNEKTQKHLLERKLTMKLDTSTFGLANGFSSIKATNENIYPVYYRQLLGSLPGEKNLVMPDILPYRWDSIKEKIILPYLEECVTTDSKKEPASLEERIENWNKQFY
- a CDS encoding PTS sugar transporter subunit IIA, which produces MDLRTVLTPETVDLHLKGTTKEEIIDELLDILVKAGKVTDKASAKEVVLDRERKMSTGMKHGIAIPHGKTDAVSDLVACIGISDNPVDFDSLDQEPCRIFIMTLSPVNKTGPHLQFLAEVSLLFKSADKRAQILNTQDKAEIIKILTE